Genomic segment of Mycolicibacterium psychrotolerans:
CCGGCGCTCCTCCCACGTCAGCCGGGTGTCCTGAGCGCCCATCCGGGTCAGCAGCGCGCCGATCGCCTCCCCGTCTCGCACCACCACACGGTCGCTGCCCCGCACCTCGCGGGCCTTGGCGCTCACGCCCAGCCTGCGCGCGGCGCCCACGAGTGCCAGCGCGGCCTCGGGACCGGGGCAACTGACCTCCAGCGCCGAAGACCGGCCCGGTTCTGTCAGCGAGCCGTGGGCCAGAAACGCTCCCCGCCAAGCGGCTTCCGCGTCGGCGACGCTGCCGCCGACCACCTGGGCGGGCAGTCCCCGCACCGGGCGGCCACGCAGATCCAGCAGGCCGGTCTGGCGCGCCAGCGCCTCCCCGTCCTTGGCGACCCGCACCACATAGCGGGTGTTCTTGCGGATGCCGCTGGCCGTGAGCACGTGCACGACGGCGGTGTAGCCGTACAGGTCGTAGATGTCCTTGCGCAGCCGCCGCGCGATGACGCCCAGATCGACCTCGGCCTCGACCACCACCCGGCCGGACACGATGTGCAGCCCGCCGGCGAACCGCAGCAGCGAGGCCACCTCGGCGCGGCGAGCACTCACCGAATTCACCACGAGCCGGCTGAGCTCATCCTTGACCTCGGCTGTCATCGCCACGGGTCGTCACCTCTCGGTCCGTTCACTGTCGGTGTGGGCACCGTCTGCGGTCTGCCCGTGGGTGTCGCGCCCCGTTGCAGAACACCCTCCAATGCCGCCGCCAACCTCGCCGGGTCATGTAAAGGTGTACCAGGTCGGCACACGTCGGCGAACTCGACGCGGGCGTCGAGGATCGTCGCGGTGCGGCGCAACTGTTCCCGTTCCCGCTCGCTGGGCACCCGCGACGAGTCGACGATGATGTCGCCGACCGTGAACTCCGGGGCGTGCTGGGCCAGCACGTGGATGTGTCGTTCCACCGAGAAGCCGGCCGTCTCCCCCGGCTCGGCCACCAGGTTGAGCACCAGGGCCCGCTGCGCCGTGGTGGCCCGCAGCGCGGCCACCAGCTGCGGCACCAGCACATGCGGGATCACGCTGGTGAACCACGAGCCCGGCCCGAGGACCACCAGGTCGGAGTTCATGATCGCGTCCACCGCCTGACGGGTGGCGGGCGGATCGCCGGGCAGCAGGCGCACCCGGCGCACCTTGCCCACGGTCGTGGCGATCGCGACCTGGCCGCGGATCGCGCGGCTGACCCGCGGATCGGACTCCAGACCGACGACGTCGGCCTCGATGCTCAGGCCCATCGGGCACATCGGCAGCACCCGGCCCTTGACCCCGAGGACGCGGCCCAGCTCGTCGAGCGCGGCGACGGGGTCGGCGAGCACCTCGTTGAGCCCGGCGAGCATCAGGTTGCCGATGGGATGCCCGGCCAGCGCGCCGCTGCCACCGAAGCGGTGCTGGATGATGGTCGCCCACAGCCGGCCGTGCGGACTGTCGGAGGCCAACGCCGCCAACGCCATTCGCAGATCACCCGGCGGCACCACGTCGAGCTCGCTGCGCAGCCGGCCCGAGGACCCGCCGTCGTCGGCCACCGTGACCACGGCGGTGACGTGCGGGGTGATCCGCCGCGCGGCCGACAGGGTGGCATAGAGCCCGTGCCCTCCGCCGAGGGCGACGATGCGCGGGCTCATTCGCGGCCCAGATCCCGGTGCAGCACCCGCACCGTCAGCGCCGCGTCCTGCAGTCTTTCCGCGAGTGCCTCCGCCATCGCCACACTGCGGTGCTTGCCGCCGGTGCAGCCGATGGCCACGGTCATGTAGCGCTTCCCCTCCCGCCGATAGCCGTCGATCACGACGTCCAACAGCTGATGGTAGGAGTCGAGGAACTCCACGGCGCCGGGTTGGCCGAGGACGTAGTCGCGGACGTCGGGATGCTGGCCGGTGTGCGGGCGCAGGTTGTCCACCCAGTGCGGGTTGGGTAGGAACCGGACGTCCATCACGGTGTCGGCGTCCATCGGCAGCCCGTATTTGTAGCCGAACGACTCCACCGTGACATTGGTGTTGCCCACGGTCTCGGCCGCGAAGGCCCGCTCGATGCTCTCCCGCAGTCCGTGCACCGACAGCGACGACGTGTCGATGACCAGGTCGGCGGCGGCCCGCACCGGCGCCAGCAGCGCGCGCTCGGCGGCGATCCCCTCGGCGAGAGTCTGGTTGCCCTGCAGCGGGTGACTGCGCCGGTTCTGCTCGTAGCGGCGCACCAGGATGTCGTCGGAGGCCTCGAGGAACACCACCCGAGGGGCGATGTCGCGGGCGGCCAACTCGGTGCGCACCCCGTCCAGGTCGCCGGTGAACCCACGCGACCGTACGTCCATCACGACAGCCAGCTGGGTGATCCGGGAACCCGCGGCCAAGCCGAGGTCGACCATCCGCGCGATCAGCTCCGGCGGCAGGTTGTCCGCCACGTACCAGCCCAGATCCTCGAGGACCTTCGCCGCCGTTCCACGGCCCGCGCCCGAGAGTCCCGTCACGAGGACAACGTCGATTCCGCCGGATTCGGTGTGCATGCCCGCTTCTGTCATCCCGTCACTGTGCTTCGATCATCGTCGATAACCGCCACCGCCGCGTCCGGTTCCGGCGGCGAATCCGGCGCGGCGGCCGATTCCACGCCCAGCGCCTCGAGCACGGCCCGGGCCGTGGCCACCCCGATGCCGGGAACCGTGGTGATCTCCTCGACCGTGGCCTGCCGCAGCCGCGCCACCGAGCCGAAGTGGGTGACCAGCGCCTTGCGCCGGTGCTCCCCCAGCCCGCGCACCGAATCCAGCGCCGACGCCGTCATCCGCTTCGAGCGCTTGCTGCGGTGGTAGCTGATCGCGAACCGGTGCGCCTCGTCGCGCACCCGTTGCAGCAGGTACAGCCCTTCGCTGTTGCGGGGGAAGATGACCGGATCCGGCTCCGACGGCACCCACACCTCCTCGAGCCGTTTCGCCAGCCCGATCACCGCGACGTCGGTGATGCCGAGGTCCTCGAGCACCGCGGCGGCCGCGTTGACCTGCGGGGCGCCGCCGTCGACGACGAAGAGGTTGGGCGGGTAGGCAAAACGGCGCGGCCTCCCTTCCGGAGCCGCCCCGGCGGCGACATCGGACACGGCGATGAGATCGCCGGGCTGCTGGGTGTCGCGCAGATGACGGTGGAAGCGCCTGCGGGTGACCTCGGCGATCGAGGCGACGTCGTCGGAGCGCCCGTCGCCCGCCGCCTCGCGGATCGCATAGTGCCGGTAGTCGGACTTCTTGGCCAGGCCGTCCTCGAAGACCACCAGCGAGGCCACCACGTCGGTGCCCTGTACGTGGCTGATGTCCACACACTCGATGCGCAGCGGCGCGTCCTCGAGCCCCAGCGCATCCTGGATGCTCTGCAGCGCAGCGCTTCTCGCGGTGAAGTCGCCGGCGCGCTTGAGCTTGTGCTGGTTCAGCGCCCCTTCGGCGTTGCGCTGAACCGTCTCGGCGAGCGCCCGCTTGTCGCCGCGCTGGGCGACCCGCAGCGACACCCGCGACCCCCGCAGCTGGGACAGCCACGTCTCGAGTTCCGCCGACGTCTCGGGCAGCACCGGGACGAGCACCTGCTTGGGCACCGGGTTGGTGGTCTCGTCCCCGCCCTCGTCGGCGGCCCCGTCGAGCGCGACCTGATCACCGTAGAACTGCGTGAGGAACTGCTCGACGAGATAGGACAGCGTGGATTCGCCCGGTTCACCGGACTTCTCGATGATCCAGCCGCGCTGGCCCCGGACCCGTCCGCCCCGGACGTGGAACACCTGCACCGCCGCTTCCAGCTCGTCGTCGGCGAAGGCCACCACGTCGGCATCGGTGCCGTCGCCGAACACCACGGCCTGCTTCTCCATCGCCCGGCGCATCGCCCCGATGTTGTCCCGCAGGCGGGCGGCCCGCTCGAAGTCCAGTTCCTCGGCCGCGGCGTTCATCTGCTGTTCCATCTCCCGGATCAGCTTGTCGGTCTTGCCTGCGAGGAAGTCGCAGAAGTCCGTCACGATCTGGCGGTGCTGGTCGGCGCTCACCCGCCCGACGCACGGGGCGGAGCACTTGTCGATGTAGCCCAGCAGGCAGGGCCGGTCAATCTGGCTGTGCCGCTTGAACACTCCGGCCGAGCACGTGCGGGCGGGAAACACCCTGGTGAGCAGGTCAAGGGTTTCGCGGATGGCCCAGGCGTGCGAGTACGGCCCGAAGTAGCGCACCCCTTTCCGGCGCGGACCCCTGTACACCTTCAACCGCGGGTACTCCTCGTTCAGCGTGACCGCGAGCACCGGGTAGGACTTGTCGTCCCGGTAGCGGATGTTGAACCGTGGATCGAACTCCTTGATCCAGTTGTATTCGAGCTGCAGCGCCTCGACCTCTGTGGTGACCACCGTCCACTCGACGCTCGCGGCCGTCATCACCATCTGGCGCGTCCGCGGCGCCAGACCCGACAGATCGGCGAAGTAGGAGTTGAGCCGGCTGCGCAGGCTCTTGGCCTTGCCGACGTAGATCACCCTGCGGTGCTGGTCACGGAAACGGTAGACA
This window contains:
- the whiA gene encoding DNA-binding protein WhiA, with protein sequence MTAEVKDELSRLVVNSVSARRAEVASLLRFAGGLHIVSGRVVVEAEVDLGVIARRLRKDIYDLYGYTAVVHVLTASGIRKNTRYVVRVAKDGEALARQTGLLDLRGRPVRGLPAQVVGGSVADAEAAWRGAFLAHGSLTEPGRSSALEVSCPGPEAALALVGAARRLGVSAKAREVRGSDRVVVRDGEAIGALLTRMGAQDTRLTWEERRMRREVRATANRLANFDDANLRRSARAAVAAAARVERALDILGDTVPDHLAAAGSLRVAHRQASLEELGRLADPPMTKDAVAGRIRRLLSMADRKAKQDGIPDTESAVTPDLLEDA
- the yvcK gene encoding uridine diphosphate-N-acetylglucosamine-binding protein YvcK; protein product: MSPRIVALGGGHGLYATLSAARRITPHVTAVVTVADDGGSSGRLRSELDVVPPGDLRMALAALASDSPHGRLWATIIQHRFGGSGALAGHPIGNLMLAGLNEVLADPVAALDELGRVLGVKGRVLPMCPMGLSIEADVVGLESDPRVSRAIRGQVAIATTVGKVRRVRLLPGDPPATRQAVDAIMNSDLVVLGPGSWFTSVIPHVLVPQLVAALRATTAQRALVLNLVAEPGETAGFSVERHIHVLAQHAPEFTVGDIIVDSSRVPSEREREQLRRTATILDARVEFADVCRPGTPLHDPARLAAALEGVLQRGATPTGRPQTVPTPTVNGPRGDDPWR
- the rapZ gene encoding RNase adapter RapZ; translation: MTEAGMHTESGGIDVVLVTGLSGAGRGTAAKVLEDLGWYVADNLPPELIARMVDLGLAAGSRITQLAVVMDVRSRGFTGDLDGVRTELAARDIAPRVVFLEASDDILVRRYEQNRRSHPLQGNQTLAEGIAAERALLAPVRAAADLVIDTSSLSVHGLRESIERAFAAETVGNTNVTVESFGYKYGLPMDADTVMDVRFLPNPHWVDNLRPHTGQHPDVRDYVLGQPGAVEFLDSYHQLLDVVIDGYRREGKRYMTVAIGCTGGKHRSVAMAEALAERLQDAALTVRVLHRDLGRE
- the uvrC gene encoding excinuclease ABC subunit UvrC; translation: MPDPATYRPAPGSIPVEPGVYRFRDQHRRVIYVGKAKSLRSRLNSYFADLSGLAPRTRQMVMTAASVEWTVVTTEVEALQLEYNWIKEFDPRFNIRYRDDKSYPVLAVTLNEEYPRLKVYRGPRRKGVRYFGPYSHAWAIRETLDLLTRVFPARTCSAGVFKRHSQIDRPCLLGYIDKCSAPCVGRVSADQHRQIVTDFCDFLAGKTDKLIREMEQQMNAAAEELDFERAARLRDNIGAMRRAMEKQAVVFGDGTDADVVAFADDELEAAVQVFHVRGGRVRGQRGWIIEKSGEPGESTLSYLVEQFLTQFYGDQVALDGAADEGGDETTNPVPKQVLVPVLPETSAELETWLSQLRGSRVSLRVAQRGDKRALAETVQRNAEGALNQHKLKRAGDFTARSAALQSIQDALGLEDAPLRIECVDISHVQGTDVVASLVVFEDGLAKKSDYRHYAIREAAGDGRSDDVASIAEVTRRRFHRHLRDTQQPGDLIAVSDVAAGAAPEGRPRRFAYPPNLFVVDGGAPQVNAAAAVLEDLGITDVAVIGLAKRLEEVWVPSEPDPVIFPRNSEGLYLLQRVRDEAHRFAISYHRSKRSKRMTASALDSVRGLGEHRRKALVTHFGSVARLRQATVEEITTVPGIGVATARAVLEALGVESAAAPDSPPEPDAAVAVIDDDRSTVTG